The following proteins come from a genomic window of Streptomyces sp. GS7:
- a CDS encoding integrase core domain-containing protein, giving the protein MGLSPPPSGSPSRHGNLLANLGSRIGSFRHLIRDRDAKFTPAVDAVFTTEDREVVKIPLRLPAANCHAERFMRSVREECTDRLLIYGQHHAVTVLEADVRHPNTHRPHQGRDHLPPDHDPATVIPLDTAIKRHQVLGGLINEYHRAA; this is encoded by the coding sequence ATGGGCCTGTCCCCACCGCCGAGTGGATCACCCAGCAGGCACGGAAATCTCCTCGCCAACCTCGGCAGCCGGATCGGATCCTTCCGGCACCTGATCAGGGACCGGGATGCGAAGTTCACGCCTGCCGTCGACGCCGTCTTCACCACCGAAGACAGAGAAGTGGTGAAGATCCCGCTGCGGCTACCCGCAGCAAATTGCCACGCCGAGCGGTTCATGCGCAGCGTCCGCGAAGAGTGCACCGACCGACTCCTGATCTACGGGCAGCACCATGCCGTCACCGTCCTGGAGGCAGACGTCCGGCACCCCAACACCCACCGGCCGCACCAGGGCCGCGATCACCTCCCGCCCGACCACGACCCGGCCACCGTGATTCCGCTGGATACCGCGATCAAGCGGCACCAAGTCCTCGGCGGACTGATCAACGAGTACCACCGAGCGGCATGA
- a CDS encoding SDR family NAD(P)-dependent oxidoreductase → MSSTVTGQHTPTALIIGASRGLGHAMAAEFLGRSWNVIGTVRDAGARTPLHGLADRADGRVTIEHLDINEPNHLAPLHERLAQRRLDLLFVNAGTTNNEQTPIGAVPTADFVEVMITNALSPMRVIEALEDLVSPTGLIGAMSSGQGSITNNTTAGREVYRGSKAALNMFMRSFATRQAETQRAFVLMAPGWIRTALGGPDAPFTIEESVPLLVDVLLSKLGTPGLAYLDRSGQIVPW, encoded by the coding sequence ATGTCATCGACTGTCACAGGCCAGCACACGCCAACCGCTCTCATCATCGGGGCCTCACGCGGCCTCGGCCACGCGATGGCGGCCGAATTCCTCGGCAGGAGTTGGAACGTTATCGGCACCGTCCGCGACGCCGGCGCCCGAACGCCCCTGCACGGTCTCGCAGACCGAGCCGACGGGCGCGTCACCATCGAGCATCTCGACATCAACGAGCCCAACCACCTGGCGCCGCTGCACGAGCGTCTCGCGCAACGCCGGCTCGACCTGCTCTTCGTCAACGCAGGCACCACGAACAATGAGCAGACACCGATCGGCGCGGTTCCGACAGCTGATTTCGTCGAGGTGATGATCACCAACGCTCTCAGCCCCATGCGCGTCATCGAAGCGCTCGAAGACCTCGTATCCCCCACCGGACTCATCGGAGCCATGTCGTCCGGGCAAGGCAGCATCACGAACAACACGACCGCAGGCCGCGAGGTCTACCGCGGAAGCAAAGCGGCCCTGAACATGTTCATGCGCAGCTTCGCGACCCGGCAGGCCGAGACACAGCGCGCCTTCGTCCTCATGGCACCAGGCTGGATTCGCACCGCACTCGGGGGGCCGGACGCGCCGTTCACCATCGAGGAAAGCGTCCCACTGTTGGTCGACGTCCTGCTGTCCAAGCTCGGCACGCCCGGTCTGGCGTATCTGGACCGCTCGGGCCAGATAGTGCCTTGGTAA
- a CDS encoding amidohydrolase family protein encodes MPLIAIEEHWIMPDSTSALLDETLVFNKMGDHQERLEDLGAGRIAAMDAQGIDMSILALTPPGAQQLLPKEALALSRAANDAAAAAVARNPDRFRSLSTLPMSSPKDVAGELERAAAMGHVGTMVYGRSGDLFLDDLAYDGFFSAASELGQPVFIHPQLPSTAVRDASYRGFDPMTDLALATFGWGWHMDAGTAALRLILRGTFDRHPDLQVVLGHWGEMLLFWLDRADSLSHIAGLQRSVADCIRSNFSITTSGMLNPAHLQHALSVTAVDRLIFSTDYPFQRPTREEIDSFLHHFATDAERQQFSSANAASLYGIDLKTSISPENTAEGDAGASPTPSRKP; translated from the coding sequence ATGCCTCTCATCGCTATCGAAGAACACTGGATCATGCCGGACTCGACGTCCGCCCTTCTCGACGAAACCCTTGTCTTCAACAAGATGGGCGACCATCAGGAACGTCTGGAGGACCTCGGAGCCGGCCGCATCGCAGCCATGGACGCTCAGGGCATCGACATGTCGATCCTCGCCCTGACGCCGCCGGGAGCCCAGCAGCTGCTGCCCAAGGAGGCCCTGGCGCTGAGCCGTGCCGCGAACGACGCGGCCGCGGCGGCCGTCGCCCGGAATCCGGACCGTTTTCGATCGTTGTCCACGCTGCCCATGTCGTCACCAAAGGACGTTGCGGGCGAGCTTGAAAGAGCCGCGGCCATGGGTCACGTAGGCACCATGGTCTACGGCCGGTCAGGAGACCTGTTCCTCGACGACCTCGCCTACGACGGCTTCTTCTCCGCCGCGTCGGAACTCGGCCAGCCAGTGTTCATCCACCCCCAACTGCCCTCGACTGCAGTCCGGGACGCCTCCTATCGCGGATTCGACCCCATGACGGATCTCGCCCTCGCCACATTCGGGTGGGGGTGGCACATGGACGCCGGAACAGCGGCACTGCGGCTGATCCTGCGAGGTACGTTCGACCGTCACCCCGACCTTCAGGTCGTGCTCGGCCACTGGGGGGAGATGCTGCTGTTCTGGCTGGACCGAGCCGACAGCCTTTCCCACATCGCCGGCCTGCAGCGATCAGTAGCGGACTGCATCCGGTCGAATTTCTCTATCACCACCTCCGGCATGCTCAACCCGGCACACCTGCAGCATGCCCTGTCCGTCACCGCCGTCGATCGATTGATTTTCTCCACCGACTACCCCTTCCAACGGCCAACCAGAGAAGAAATCGATTCCTTCCTGCACCACTTCGCAACAGACGCGGAACGTCAACAGTTCTCCTCGGCCAACGCGGCATCCTTGTACGGCATCGACCTCAAGACCTCGATCTCGCCTGAGAACACCGCAGAAGGAGATGCAGGGGCGTCGCCAACTCCTTCGCGGAAGCCGTAA
- a CDS encoding cytochrome P450 gives MEVVPLVRDALAEIGVRYLFSQDAATLLPFASRLFWAREVLERPSRWVWPRWIPTPARHFRTRQQVAFTDALRPIVRRRRSSGRLGDDMLGQMLQPSSRYGLLSEEAVLDTLPGITVATFETPSRAAGWILLDLARHPQAADRVAAEAALLPTDPATTTSTHLDSLHYTQALVREVLRLHPPSWLLVRRATRPTQLADYTIDAGSTVLVCPYTAHRDAREHREPDQFQPERWLEDPGSPTKPGAFLSFGTGPHGCEGAALAMTMLTLLTAHTAHRYHLSEPPGPQPSYQVTTFGGLATTGLHLRATPRN, from the coding sequence GTGGAGGTTGTGCCGCTGGTGCGGGACGCCCTGGCGGAGATCGGCGTGCGCTACCTCTTCTCCCAAGACGCTGCCACCCTGCTGCCCTTTGCCTCACGGCTCTTCTGGGCCCGGGAGGTGCTCGAACGCCCCTCGCGGTGGGTATGGCCGCGCTGGATCCCCACACCGGCACGGCACTTCCGCACACGGCAGCAAGTCGCCTTCACCGACGCGTTGCGGCCCATCGTCCGCCGGCGCCGTTCATCGGGCCGGCTCGGTGACGACATGCTGGGGCAGATGCTCCAGCCCTCCTCCCGCTACGGCCTCCTGTCGGAAGAGGCCGTCCTGGACACCCTTCCCGGGATCACCGTCGCCACCTTCGAGACACCTTCCCGGGCAGCCGGTTGGATCCTGCTCGACCTGGCCCGGCACCCCCAGGCAGCCGACCGCGTGGCCGCCGAAGCAGCCCTGCTCCCCACAGACCCCGCCACCACGACCAGCACCCACCTCGACAGTCTGCACTACACCCAGGCACTGGTACGCGAAGTGCTCCGACTACACCCCCCGAGCTGGCTACTGGTCCGGCGCGCCACGCGACCGACTCAGCTCGCCGACTACACCATCGACGCCGGATCCACCGTTCTCGTCTGCCCCTACACCGCCCACCGCGACGCACGCGAACACCGCGAGCCCGACCAATTCCAGCCCGAGCGCTGGCTCGAAGACCCGGGCTCGCCGACGAAACCCGGGGCCTTCCTCTCCTTCGGAACCGGGCCCCACGGCTGCGAGGGAGCCGCTCTGGCCATGACGATGCTCACCCTCCTGACCGCACACACCGCCCACCGCTACCACCTGAGCGAACCGCCCGGACCCCAACCCAGCTACCAAGTCACCACCTTCGGAGGCCTCGCAACCACCGGCCTGCACCTGCGCGCCACCCCGCGCAACTGA